The following proteins come from a genomic window of Tindallia californiensis:
- a CDS encoding carbon-nitrogen hydrolase family protein produces MSDLRKKVVERWFSEDTKCPTIMMANITTSSNRERNMKKIEEIIQIAHEKKVNILILPELCISGYLWETENPKIIRDHLRNCSNQEIQPWLDRIRDSLDDSGKGLEYVIFNNARPVNGDFYNSTYFLHPVGDCNELDRIYDKIFLTPIEVPYFRRGTDRRLILDTHWGKFGFLTCYDLCFMELPRKYAMVDEVDAIITVAAWRSQAIREYAMMNVRTDNYYGYLWNLMNSSKAAYNQVWSLGVNCVGSHEVNGSLFWGGSGVWAPSGLPLLQGSNMREELLIIHHLDIANYEEKHSLEFNYRMEFNNVYKEIKETYPEPVVVDGIVPERKKDL; encoded by the coding sequence ATGTCAGATTTAAGAAAAAAGGTAGTGGAGCGCTGGTTCTCTGAAGATACAAAATGCCCAACGATTATGATGGCGAATATTACTACCTCTTCTAATCGAGAAAGAAACATGAAAAAAATAGAAGAAATTATTCAAATAGCTCATGAAAAAAAGGTAAACATTTTAATTCTTCCGGAACTATGTATCTCTGGTTATTTATGGGAAACAGAAAATCCAAAGATTATCAGAGATCATCTAAGGAATTGTTCGAATCAGGAAATACAGCCATGGTTAGATCGTATTCGGGACAGTTTAGATGACAGCGGAAAAGGACTGGAATATGTAATCTTTAATAACGCCCGACCAGTTAACGGAGATTTTTATAACTCTACCTATTTTTTACATCCGGTTGGCGATTGCAATGAACTGGATCGAATTTATGATAAGATTTTTCTCACACCTATTGAGGTTCCTTATTTTAGAAGAGGTACGGATCGAAGGCTGATCCTTGACACCCATTGGGGAAAATTCGGATTTCTTACTTGCTATGATCTTTGCTTTATGGAGTTGCCAAGAAAATATGCCATGGTAGATGAAGTGGATGCTATCATTACCGTTGCAGCATGGCGATCTCAGGCTATCAGAGAATATGCTATGATGAATGTTCGAACAGATAATTATTATGGCTACTTATGGAACCTAATGAATTCTTCGAAAGCGGCCTATAATCAGGTGTGGAGTTTAGGTGTCAACTGTGTGGGGAGCCATGAGGTTAATGGAAGTCTTTTCTGGGGAGGAAGTGGAGTGTGGGCACCTTCCGGACTTCCCTTACTGCAAGGATCTAATATGAGAGAAGAACTGCTGATTATTCATCACTTGGATATTGCAAACTATGAAGAAAAACACTCTCTTGAATTTAATTATCGCATGGAGTTTAACAACGTATATAAAGAGATTAAAGAAACTTATCCAGAACCTGTTGTGGTTGATGGGATTGTTCCAGAACGGAAAAAAGACTTATAA
- the speD gene encoding adenosylmethionine decarboxylase — protein sequence MKIKEIKKLKLYDFNNLTKSLSFNIYDIAYAESFEHRKEYVRYIDSQYNAERLTEILTNVTHMIGANVLNVAQQDYEPQGASVTMLIAEGPVDHLGKESEHSASPQKESVVAHLDKSHVTVHTYPESHPYEGVSTFRADIDVSTCGEISPLKALNYLIKSFDSDIITIDYRVRGFTRDIDGKKHFIDHKINSIQNYIPAKTRNQYQMIDVNMYQESIFHTKMILREFDLDNYLFDTPKDAFSPADRKKIKRKIQKEMTEIFYGRNIISVK from the coding sequence TTGAAAATTAAAGAAATAAAAAAGCTCAAGCTATATGATTTCAACAATCTTACAAAGTCATTAAGCTTTAACATATATGACATTGCTTATGCTGAAAGTTTTGAGCATCGGAAGGAATACGTTCGCTATATCGACTCTCAGTATAACGCCGAACGGTTAACGGAAATTTTGACCAACGTGACCCATATGATTGGTGCTAACGTCCTAAATGTTGCCCAGCAGGATTACGAGCCTCAGGGGGCTAGTGTCACCATGCTCATTGCTGAAGGTCCTGTAGATCACTTAGGCAAAGAGTCGGAACATTCTGCCAGCCCCCAAAAGGAGTCTGTGGTTGCCCATCTTGACAAAAGTCATGTCACCGTCCACACCTATCCAGAAAGCCATCCCTACGAAGGGGTTAGCACTTTCCGGGCCGACATCGACGTTTCTACTTGTGGTGAAATTTCTCCACTGAAAGCCTTAAACTACCTCATCAAAAGCTTTGATTCTGATATTATTACTATCGATTACCGGGTTCGGGGCTTCACACGTGATATCGACGGCAAAAAGCATTTCATTGATCATAAAATTAATTCTATCCAGAATTATATTCCAGCTAAAACAAGAAACCAGTATCAGATGATTGATGTCAATATGTATCAGGAGAGTATTTTTCACACCAAAATGATCTTACGCGAGTTTGACTTGGACAATTACCTTTTTGATACTCCTAAAGATGCTTTTTCTCCTGCTGATCGCAAGAAAATCAAAAGAAAAATTCAAAAGGAAATGACTGAAATTTTTTATGGACGTAATATTATTTCAGTAAAATAA
- a CDS encoding motility protein A: MKQYIKNGKIPIVIVLLAMIVHAIVDSIAVTALFNLHALEIILAGILLSVIVGFSFQTFLDTANLIRKSFKEPVRYENDIHKVHQTAIKVKKEGLLSLNKDILKEENSFLRDALILLNDYKKPEAIRDVMEKDIESRRANLFRSYNLLKVVSYVAPSFGLIGTLVGMIGLLSHLDQSHAIMQHMATALVSTLYGSLIASFIAVPLMVRVKEYNEKIILRYQIVMEGILMIATNDSTRNVFDKMNVMLDEEDRLDYPGTQDKERNTFQYGSQV; encoded by the coding sequence ATGAAGCAGTATATCAAAAATGGAAAAATACCGATCGTGATCGTATTATTGGCAATGATTGTTCATGCCATTGTGGATAGTATTGCTGTAACGGCGTTGTTTAACTTGCATGCATTGGAAATAATTTTAGCCGGCATTCTTTTGTCGGTGATTGTTGGCTTTTCTTTTCAAACATTTCTGGATACGGCTAATCTGATCAGAAAAAGTTTCAAAGAACCGGTTCGCTACGAAAATGATATTCATAAAGTGCATCAAACGGCTATTAAAGTGAAAAAAGAAGGTTTATTATCACTCAACAAAGACATTTTGAAAGAAGAGAATTCTTTTCTTAGGGATGCACTGATCTTATTAAATGATTACAAAAAGCCGGAAGCTATTCGAGATGTTATGGAAAAAGATATAGAGTCAAGAAGAGCAAACCTGTTTCGCTCGTATAATTTATTAAAAGTTGTCTCTTATGTAGCACCTTCTTTTGGGTTAATAGGGACTTTGGTAGGAATGATTGGCTTGCTATCACATTTAGACCAGTCTCACGCCATTATGCAACATATGGCAACTGCTCTGGTGAGCACTTTGTATGGAAGCTTGATTGCCAGTTTTATAGCGGTACCCCTTATGGTTAGGGTCAAAGAATATAATGAAAAAATTATTTTAAGATACCAAATTGTTATGGAAGGAATTCTAATGATAGCAACCAATGATTCAACCCGAAATGTTTTTGATAAAATGAATGTTATGCTAGATGAAGAGGATCGGTTAGACTATCCGGGAACACAAGATAAAGAAAGGAATACATTTCAATATGGATCTCAGGTTTGA
- a CDS encoding OmpA/MotB family protein encodes MDLRFDDQKSSKHEIELSNSWIITYSDMITIMLCFFIVFFIFADNESHTLQQMKSILSDQVEDLQEKNVQLQEERNQLANKIFGSNDDEASRQGFLAFLEEKELEDQVELIQNERGLMIRFKDSVLFPSGSAEVSSQGFELLEEIGSKLGDIQNSIIVEGYTDNVPIQTARYPSNWELSTARATTVARHLIYEVNLSEERVSVAGFGEQNPIDTNHTKEGRANNRRIEITVLAQ; translated from the coding sequence ATGGATCTCAGGTTTGATGATCAAAAAAGCAGCAAACATGAAATAGAATTATCGAATAGCTGGATTATAACGTATAGTGATATGATTACTATTATGCTATGTTTTTTTATTGTGTTTTTTATTTTTGCAGACAATGAAAGTCATACCCTGCAGCAGATGAAATCAATTTTATCTGATCAGGTAGAAGATCTGCAAGAAAAAAATGTGCAATTGCAGGAAGAACGGAATCAGTTGGCAAACAAAATTTTCGGCTCTAATGATGATGAAGCTTCCAGACAAGGTTTTTTAGCTTTTTTAGAAGAAAAAGAGTTAGAAGATCAGGTAGAACTTATTCAAAATGAAAGAGGATTAATGATTCGGTTTAAGGATAGCGTTCTTTTTCCCAGCGGAAGTGCCGAGGTATCCAGCCAAGGATTTGAATTGCTGGAGGAGATCGGAAGTAAACTAGGAGATATTCAGAACTCCATTATTGTAGAAGGTTACACGGATAATGTACCGATTCAAACCGCCAGGTATCCTTCAAACTGGGAACTGTCAACAGCCAGAGCGACAACCGTAGCCAGGCATTTAATCTATGAGGTGAATCTGTCAGAAGAAAGAGTTTCGGTAGCTGGTTTTGGCGAACAAAATCCTATTGATACTAATCATACGAAGGAGGGAAGAGCGAATAACCGGCGAATAGAGATTACTGTCCTTGCTCAGTAG
- a CDS encoding FMN-binding protein: MKRSLLFVSIILILSLMVVGCGDSGATEEVTTEETAGEVEVLTAEETEFNERGHKAVIEITRENGEIVAVNYNEVYEDGGSKKEDEDYNANMEAGSGIAFVDAVAELEEALIAAQDPEAVDVVSGATSSHGKFVELAKEALQ, from the coding sequence ATGAAAAGAAGCTTACTGTTTGTATCTATTATTTTGATTTTATCATTAATGGTGGTAGGTTGTGGTGATAGTGGAGCCACAGAAGAAGTGACTACAGAGGAAACCGCAGGTGAGGTAGAAGTTTTGACAGCGGAAGAAACGGAGTTTAATGAACGAGGGCATAAAGCGGTCATTGAAATCACTCGTGAAAATGGAGAAATAGTAGCTGTAAACTATAATGAGGTTTACGAAGATGGTGGTAGTAAGAAAGAGGATGAAGACTATAATGCTAACATGGAAGCTGGATCTGGGATTGCCTTTGTTGATGCGGTTGCTGAGTTAGAAGAAGCTTTAATAGCAGCACAGGATCCGGAAGCTGTTGATGTTGTAAGTGGTGCTACCAGTAGCCATGGAAAATTTGTGGAGTTGGCAAAAGAAGCATTGCAATAA
- a CDS encoding HesA/MoeB/ThiF family protein, whose product MHLDERYARNMNMLTLDENKYIQQSCVAVIGCGGLGGGIIEMLARIGVGKIIAVDGDVFDKTNLNRQLLSHSLTIGEKKAKAAQERVALVNPDVEVIAITERIDENNAESILEDAQILIDATDRIQTRLMLQNVAEKRQIPMVHGAIAGWYGQVVTILPGDRTLDRVYSNAEQNQGVEKQMGNPSFTPAMIGSIQVSETIKLLIQRGEILRNKMLYIDLLEQEYHILKMS is encoded by the coding sequence ATGCATCTTGATGAGCGATATGCCCGCAATATGAATATGTTAACCCTGGATGAAAACAAATATATCCAACAATCTTGTGTGGCGGTTATTGGATGTGGTGGATTAGGCGGAGGCATTATCGAAATGCTTGCCAGAATAGGTGTTGGGAAAATAATAGCGGTTGATGGCGATGTTTTTGATAAAACCAACTTGAATAGACAATTGCTTTCTCATTCCCTTACGATTGGAGAGAAAAAAGCTAAGGCGGCACAAGAACGGGTAGCGCTTGTTAATCCAGATGTAGAAGTAATCGCTATCACAGAACGTATTGATGAAAATAATGCAGAATCAATTCTGGAAGATGCTCAGATTCTTATAGATGCAACTGATAGGATACAAACACGATTAATGCTTCAAAATGTGGCAGAAAAGCGACAGATACCTATGGTGCATGGTGCTATTGCTGGTTGGTATGGACAAGTAGTAACCATTTTACCGGGAGATAGAACACTGGATCGGGTTTATTCGAATGCTGAACAGAATCAGGGCGTTGAAAAACAGATGGGAAATCCATCTTTTACGCCGGCGATGATAGGATCGATTCAAGTAAGTGAAACCATAAAACTACTGATTCAAAGAGGCGAAATTTTACGAAACAAAATGCTTTACATCGATTTGCTTGAACAAGAGTATCATATATTGAAGATGTCTTGA
- the pyrR gene encoding bifunctional pyr operon transcriptional regulator/uracil phosphoribosyltransferase PyrR, translating into MQRQPKNELMDAEKIKRTITRMTHEIIEKNKGTEDLILVGIKTRGIPLAKRISDKIKAFEGVEVPLGKIDITFYRDDLSQKGDLPILQDSELDFSIENKTVILVDDVLYTGRTARAAIDALMDIGRAKKIQLAVLVDRGHRELPIRADYVGKNVPTSKDEIIAVHLSEIDEQDRVVIVGNEG; encoded by the coding sequence ATGCAAAGGCAACCTAAAAATGAATTGATGGATGCGGAAAAAATCAAAAGAACGATTACGCGTATGACCCATGAAATTATTGAAAAAAATAAAGGTACAGAAGATCTTATCTTAGTAGGGATTAAAACACGTGGCATCCCGCTGGCTAAACGAATAAGTGATAAAATAAAAGCATTTGAAGGCGTAGAAGTGCCCTTGGGGAAGATAGACATTACTTTTTACCGTGATGATCTATCTCAAAAAGGAGATTTGCCCATCTTGCAAGATTCAGAGCTGGATTTTTCTATTGAGAATAAAACCGTTATTTTAGTAGATGATGTTTTATATACGGGAAGAACGGCCAGAGCGGCTATTGATGCGCTTATGGATATAGGAAGGGCGAAAAAAATTCAGTTGGCTGTTTTGGTTGATCGAGGACACCGTGAATTGCCGATTAGGGCAGACTATGTCGGCAAAAATGTTCCTACTTCAAAGGATGAAATAATTGCTGTTCATCTATCGGAGATCGATGAACAAGACCGGGTAGTAATAGTGGGGAATGAAGGCTAA